One part of the [Synechococcus] sp. NIES-970 genome encodes these proteins:
- the pstC gene encoding putative phosphate ABC transporter permease protein encodes MAIAKETSGFQRSPSLDKKTTPARVIDIGFWGLTLTLAIAAGSVLFWVILQTGASSTQAIQLFGLGFLFNSTWNPIEDVYGVLPQIYGTLITSAIALIIAVPVGVGVAIFLTEDFVPRYITTPIAFAIELIVAIPSVVLGIWGIFVLVPFLRPFFQFLNQYLGWIPFFGGSSPRGNNLMIVGLVLAVMIVPIIISITRSTFEVLPPYLRNGALALGMTRWETILRVLIPAGLSGIVSSVMLALGRAMGETMVAAMLVGNANRIDISILQPGSTITALIASQFGEAGRLQVSALMYAGLVLMVLSLVVNIFAELIIRRFQNVER; translated from the coding sequence ATGGCGATCGCTAAAGAGACTTCTGGATTTCAGCGCAGTCCAAGTCTAGACAAAAAAACGACCCCAGCCCGGGTAATCGACATCGGGTTTTGGGGCCTAACTCTCACTTTGGCCATTGCCGCAGGTTCGGTATTGTTCTGGGTAATTCTTCAAACCGGAGCATCCAGTACCCAAGCAATACAATTGTTTGGCCTTGGTTTTTTGTTTAATAGCACTTGGAACCCCATTGAAGACGTCTATGGTGTCCTCCCCCAGATTTATGGCACTTTGATCACTTCGGCGATCGCCCTCATCATTGCTGTTCCCGTCGGAGTTGGGGTGGCTATCTTCCTGACTGAAGATTTTGTGCCCCGCTACATCACCACCCCCATTGCCTTTGCCATTGAGCTGATTGTGGCGATTCCCAGTGTGGTCTTAGGGATTTGGGGGATTTTTGTCCTTGTACCTTTCCTCCGTCCCTTCTTCCAGTTTTTAAATCAATATCTTGGCTGGATTCCCTTTTTTGGGGGCAGTTCCCCGAGGGGAAACAACCTGATGATCGTGGGTCTGGTGCTCGCAGTGATGATTGTGCCGATCATCATTTCCATTACCCGCAGTACCTTTGAAGTGCTTCCTCCCTATCTCCGCAATGGCGCCCTAGCCTTGGGAATGACCCGTTGGGAAACTATTCTGAGGGTATTGATTCCCGCTGGTCTATCGGGGATTGTTAGTTCTGTGATGCTTGCCCTTGGTCGGGCCATGGGCGAAACCATGGTGGCCGCAATGCTAGTGGGTAACGCCAACCGGATTGATATCTCGATTTTGCAGCCAGGATCAACGATTACAGCATTGATCGCCTCCCAGTTCGGAGAAGCAGGCCGTCTCCAGGTCTCGGCACTGATGTACGCTGGGCTCGTGCTGATGGTTCTTTCTTTGGTGGTGAACATCTTTGCAGAACTGATTATTCGTCGTTTCCAAAACGTTGAACGCTAG
- a CDS encoding putative phosphate ABC transport substrate-binding protein, with amino-acid sequence MVPLKFFSRRKTLATAALLSLSISACGGTGTVGDDDAPVTSGSGSTISISGAGASFPAPLFQRWFDTYNREVDSNVQVSYQSVGSGAGLEQYINGTVDFGASEAPITESEDRMASFRAAYPGTEPLQIPVVGGYVIFAYNLPGVDAELRFSRETYCGIVNGDITNWNDAAIAADNDGVELPDLPITWVHRSDGSGTTFVFTNHIQTVCDQWTAGTGTTVEWPVGIGGQGNEGVAAGIQQNEGAIGYISYAFAELNDIPVARIENAAGNYPDPLPANAALAFEGEEIPEDFELLVPDPQNPDAYPIVGLTWAMVYRNYPDAAKWEALKSTIEWTLGPDGRAITEELYYVPMPDSLVERIQEALDSVTTNPS; translated from the coding sequence ATGGTACCGTTGAAATTTTTCTCCCGTCGTAAAACCCTTGCAACTGCAGCACTTCTCTCCCTGAGTATTTCGGCTTGTGGTGGAACAGGAACCGTTGGTGATGATGACGCTCCTGTAACTTCTGGTAGTGGGAGCACAATCTCTATCAGTGGTGCTGGTGCGAGTTTTCCCGCCCCTCTGTTTCAGCGTTGGTTCGACACATACAATCGTGAGGTTGATTCCAATGTGCAGGTTAGCTATCAGTCTGTTGGTAGTGGTGCAGGTCTAGAGCAGTACATCAACGGTACAGTTGACTTTGGGGCCAGTGAAGCGCCCATCACTGAATCTGAAGACCGGATGGCTTCTTTTAGAGCGGCTTATCCTGGCACAGAGCCCCTTCAAATACCTGTGGTTGGGGGCTATGTAATTTTTGCCTACAACCTCCCCGGTGTAGATGCGGAGCTGAGATTTTCTCGGGAAACCTATTGCGGTATCGTCAATGGTGACATCACCAACTGGAACGATGCAGCGATCGCCGCTGATAATGATGGTGTAGAGCTGCCCGACCTACCCATCACTTGGGTTCACCGCTCCGATGGTTCCGGCACGACATTTGTCTTTACGAACCATATTCAGACTGTTTGTGACCAATGGACGGCTGGCACTGGTACAACTGTAGAATGGCCCGTCGGGATCGGTGGTCAAGGGAATGAAGGGGTTGCTGCTGGGATTCAGCAAAATGAAGGGGCGATCGGTTATATTTCTTATGCCTTCGCTGAATTAAATGATATTCCTGTAGCGCGCATCGAAAACGCGGCCGGAAACTATCCGGATCCCCTCCCAGCCAATGCTGCTCTCGCCTTTGAAGGGGAAGAAATTCCTGAAGATTTCGAGCTCCTCGTTCCCGATCCTCAGAACCCTGATGCTTACCCAATTGTTGGTTTGACATGGGCCATGGTTTATCGCAACTATCCTGATGCAGCGAAGTGGGAAGCGCTCAAGAGTACTATCGAGTGGACTCTAGGGCCTGATGGTCGAGCAATCACCGAAGAACTATATTATGTTCCTATGCCTGATTCTTTGGTTGAACGAATCCAAGAAGCTTTGGATAGTGTAACGACTAACCCTAGCTAA
- a CDS encoding hypothetical protein (conserved hypothetical protein), whose protein sequence is MEFLALLMSGLLVGLSPFSFILEQVSGRQISQRLQDAESFEVRVDNIPSHQFIGGKIDRVQIASRGVELVPGLRLAVLELETDALNLDLAQLRSGQPGPNVLREPLQTGMRFVLTEADVNEALRSPRVKTLLQPVINRLLTAPGSTRPERFQLETATLDFLGNNRFQFMGDISRIDAATGETEQSTLRLAFTLGLASGSQFQWQDLEGSIDDQPLPPPLLSGFAQAFSQRFNLRIFQNRGLTARFLQLDADSQELQGAMFIRFTPPEPAS, encoded by the coding sequence ATGGAATTTCTTGCCCTCTTGATGTCTGGTCTGTTGGTAGGCCTTTCGCCGTTCAGTTTCATCTTAGAGCAGGTGAGCGGTAGACAAATCAGCCAACGGCTCCAGGATGCAGAAAGTTTTGAGGTGCGCGTCGATAATATCCCCAGTCATCAGTTTATCGGCGGCAAAATTGACCGAGTCCAGATTGCCAGTCGGGGCGTTGAATTGGTTCCCGGCCTACGCTTGGCAGTGCTTGAACTAGAAACCGATGCCTTGAACTTAGATCTAGCACAACTCCGCAGCGGTCAGCCTGGCCCTAATGTACTTCGAGAACCCCTACAAACTGGAATGCGCTTTGTGCTCACAGAAGCAGATGTGAATGAAGCCTTGCGATCGCCCCGGGTGAAAACATTGCTACAACCGGTGATTAACCGCCTACTCACCGCCCCAGGGAGCACTAGACCCGAACGTTTCCAGCTCGAAACTGCGACCCTCGATTTCCTAGGAAATAACCGTTTTCAGTTTATGGGCGACATTTCCCGCATTGATGCAGCCACCGGGGAAACTGAGCAATCGACCCTCCGCCTTGCCTTCACCCTAGGGCTTGCCTCTGGGAGCCAGTTTCAATGGCAGGACCTTGAAGGCAGCATCGACGACCAGCCTCTACCGCCGCCCCTCCTCAGTGGCTTTGCCCAGGCGTTCAGCCAGCGCTTCAACTTGCGCATTTTTCAGAATCGTGGTTTGACGGCTCGTTTTCTACAACTTGATGCTGATAGCCAAGAACTCCAGGGAGCGATGTTTATTCGCTTTACGCCTCCAGAGCCTGCATCATAA
- a CDS encoding hypothetical protein (conserved hypothetical protein (UPF0079)), protein MAEIMLLENAAATQALGIKLGESLPENTVILLKGDLGAGKTTLTQGIGLGLGISEAIASPTFTLVNEYHTGRIPLYHLDLYRLEPEQVNSLYPETYWEGEDYPPGLTVIEWSERLPYLPERYFQIALCHTNDDQRQAIISAVNLELDPIFG, encoded by the coding sequence ATGGCAGAGATCATGCTGTTAGAAAATGCGGCGGCAACCCAGGCGTTGGGCATAAAGCTGGGGGAAAGTCTGCCGGAAAATACCGTGATTTTGCTCAAAGGAGATCTCGGCGCGGGGAAAACCACCCTCACCCAGGGCATCGGTCTAGGCCTAGGGATCAGCGAGGCGATCGCCAGCCCCACTTTCACCCTGGTGAATGAGTACCATACTGGACGGATTCCCCTCTATCACCTGGATCTGTACCGCCTGGAACCGGAACAAGTGAATAGTCTCTACCCCGAAACCTATTGGGAAGGGGAAGATTATCCCCCCGGACTCACGGTGATTGAATGGTCTGAGCGGCTCCCTTACCTACCTGAACGCTATTTTCAAATTGCTCTGTGCCATACAAATGATGATCAACGGCAGGCAATCATATCAGCGGTCAATCTAGAACTCGACCCTATCTTTGGCTGA
- a CDS encoding hypothetical protein (conserved hypothetical protein), translated as MASTIQIEKLAAEIGENIYIDVSGWHLYLADARLHTAVAEKIFPAIEDRAVDETTVTEVLRSLQVPLGGKQVFVSLAQLIPAAVQGDLMKLLEDYQDNF; from the coding sequence ATGGCTAGTACAATTCAGATTGAAAAACTGGCCGCCGAGATTGGCGAGAATATCTACATTGATGTGTCCGGCTGGCATTTGTATCTGGCTGATGCCCGGCTACATACGGCTGTCGCTGAGAAAATTTTTCCGGCGATCGAAGACCGCGCCGTGGACGAAACGACAGTCACAGAAGTTTTGCGATCGCTCCAAGTGCCCCTGGGCGGGAAACAGGTTTTTGTGTCCCTGGCTCAATTGATTCCTGCCGCCGTTCAAGGGGATCTCATGAAACTCCTCGAAGACTACCAAGATAATTTCTGA
- a CDS encoding hypothetical protein (conserved hypothetical protein), producing MPRSWPRKPDRKTDPEFRRAEDRMNFIVHVMVYLAINSPIWFTTLIQTTVERPWVKPFSLIWLGILGLHLLYITAIADYSEASNG from the coding sequence ATGCCTCGCAGCTGGCCGCGCAAACCTGACCGTAAAACTGATCCTGAGTTCCGTCGCGCCGAAGACCGGATGAATTTTATCGTTCATGTGATGGTCTACCTCGCGATCAACTCCCCTATTTGGTTTACGACTTTGATTCAAACGACGGTGGAACGGCCCTGGGTAAAACCCTTTAGTTTGATTTGGCTCGGTATTTTGGGGCTGCACCTGCTCTACATTACGGCGATCGCCGACTATTCGGAGGCTTCTAATGGCTAG
- the moaC gene encoding molybdenum cofactor biosynthesis protein C — protein sequence MQEFSEKKVSLPPLSHLNAHGEAQMVDVSGKAITKREAIATGIITMTLECFTAIQAGDAPKGDVLGTARIAGIMAAKQTANLIPMCHPLPIKKVTVNFIADALLPGYRIEASVTTKSETGVEMEALTAVSVAALTLYDMAKAMDKGMTISEIQLLKKTGGKSGDYTRQA from the coding sequence ATGCAAGAGTTTTCTGAAAAAAAAGTTTCTCTGCCGCCCCTGAGCCACCTCAATGCCCATGGGGAAGCCCAGATGGTCGATGTTTCTGGTAAAGCGATCACCAAACGCGAGGCGATCGCCACGGGGATAATTACCATGACCCTCGAATGCTTTACCGCGATCCAAGCGGGTGATGCCCCCAAGGGAGACGTTTTAGGCACAGCCCGCATTGCCGGGATTATGGCCGCGAAACAAACCGCAAATTTGATCCCCATGTGTCATCCCTTGCCGATTAAAAAAGTGACGGTGAATTTTATCGCCGATGCCCTATTACCTGGTTATCGCATTGAGGCGAGCGTGACGACAAAATCAGAAACAGGGGTCGAAATGGAAGCTTTAACCGCTGTGTCTGTGGCGGCCCTGACCCTCTATGACATGGCGAAAGCAATGGATAAAGGGATGACAATTTCTGAGATTCAATTGCTGAAAAAAACTGGCGGCAAATCCGGCGATTACACCAGGCAAGCCTGA
- a CDS encoding putative peptidyl-prolyl cis-trans isomerase codes for MTKFFNYCLSTALAIALCFGVTQAAWALPQASFTLASLAQGDAITDPEAILRYALPIDNQQIRNLQDSMEFMSKDLRAKRWGPIAASAKKASRVLSISQDAILEDVVPSFKEQAQTLLSEIEQDVAVMKEAIAAKDRETIWTKRREILNKVGAIEEAMIAEYPTTIPEEYANLPRLLGRATVELKTTQGDITVVVDGYNAPINAGNFVDLVQRGFYDGLPFVRAEDLFILQTGDPEGPEQGFIDPKTKQYRAIPMEIMLAGDNEATYGATLEDLGIYLADLNLPFNAYGALALARPADDANGGSSQVFFFKFDNELAPPGFNLMDGRYSVFGYTVDGKDALEALTKADKIISAKVVKGLDNLVVPS; via the coding sequence ATGACCAAATTTTTTAACTACTGCCTCTCGACGGCTTTGGCGATCGCCCTTTGTTTCGGCGTGACCCAAGCGGCCTGGGCGTTACCCCAAGCAAGTTTTACCCTGGCTTCCTTGGCCCAAGGGGACGCGATTACTGACCCAGAAGCAATCTTGCGCTATGCCCTGCCCATTGATAACCAGCAGATCCGTAATCTCCAGGACAGCATGGAATTTATGTCGAAGGATCTGCGGGCGAAGCGTTGGGGACCCATTGCCGCCAGTGCAAAAAAAGCCAGTCGCGTTCTTTCCATTAGCCAAGATGCCATCCTCGAAGATGTGGTTCCTAGTTTCAAAGAACAGGCCCAGACTCTCCTAAGTGAGATAGAACAGGATGTCGCGGTCATGAAAGAGGCGATCGCCGCTAAAGATCGTGAGACCATCTGGACAAAACGCCGGGAAATTCTCAATAAAGTCGGGGCGATCGAAGAAGCCATGATCGCTGAATATCCCACGACCATTCCTGAAGAATATGCCAATCTGCCTCGGTTGTTAGGCCGTGCTACCGTTGAACTAAAAACCACCCAGGGCGACATCACCGTGGTTGTGGATGGTTACAACGCACCAATCAACGCCGGTAACTTTGTTGATCTGGTGCAACGGGGCTTTTATGATGGACTGCCTTTTGTGCGGGCTGAAGATCTCTTTATTCTGCAAACGGGTGATCCAGAAGGGCCAGAACAAGGTTTTATTGATCCGAAAACAAAGCAATACCGAGCAATTCCCATGGAGATCATGTTGGCAGGTGACAATGAAGCCACCTACGGCGCGACCCTCGAAGACCTCGGCATTTACCTAGCAGATCTTAACTTGCCTTTTAACGCCTACGGTGCTTTAGCCTTAGCGCGGCCTGCTGATGATGCGAATGGAGGATCTTCTCAAGTGTTCTTCTTCAAGTTTGACAATGAGCTTGCCCCTCCCGGATTTAACCTGATGGATGGTCGCTATTCTGTCTTTGGTTACACTGTCGATGGTAAAGACGCTCTCGAGGCATTGACTAAAGCAGACAAGATTATTTCTGCAAAAGTTGTCAAAGGTCTAGACAACCTCGTTGTTCCCAGCTAA
- a CDS encoding hypothetical protein (conserved hypothetical protein (DUF805)) encodes MDKGLFEEFKDYYINAWLNYTNFSGRTRRKEFWYVFIVNLAISFVLSVLEQTFLGALASLLSIVYSLAFLLPGIALGIRRLHDTGRSGWWLLISLVPIIGAIVLIVFFASPSVSGQNQYNADTTA; translated from the coding sequence ATGGACAAAGGGTTATTCGAAGAGTTTAAAGATTATTACATCAACGCTTGGCTAAATTATACAAATTTTAGTGGCCGCACTCGTCGGAAAGAATTCTGGTACGTTTTTATTGTCAATCTGGCAATTTCTTTCGTTCTTAGTGTTCTAGAACAGACATTCCTCGGAGCCCTTGCTAGTTTACTGAGTATTGTCTACAGCCTTGCTTTTCTCTTACCTGGTATCGCCTTAGGAATCAGGAGATTGCATGATACTGGCCGGAGTGGTTGGTGGCTATTGATTAGCTTGGTTCCGATTATTGGCGCAATTGTTTTAATTGTCTTTTTTGCGTCTCCCAGTGTATCTGGTCAAAATCAGTATAATGCTGACACCACTGCTTAA
- a CDS encoding Na+/H+ antiporter, producing the protein MIFLAELGEAAIATNLQQFVLVLSISLTVATFSRIFSWLRQIPYTLLLVIVGLGLAFIDVRLVNLSPELILEIFLPPLLFEAAWNVRWRELQKQWLPIALFALVGVAIAILGIGFALSQWTNLALSSALLAGAALSATDPVSVVALFRELGASKKLTMVMEGESLFNDGVAVVAFLLLVGIPLGTQAFSVTTTVSTFLIFVGIGIGLGALIGFGISFLTQRFDIPLVEQSLTLVSAYGTYLLTEELGGSGVIAVVTVGMILGNFGSNIGMNPRTRLVVSEFWEFLAFFVNSIVFLLIGDQVNFRTLGESLDGIFVAITAVLVTRAISVYGLSWISNRFSEKEPLSLAEQTVLWWGGLRGSVSIAVALSVPVILGDRQEIINIIFGVVLFTLLVQGLTTQWLLEKLDLIGDQPIRQEYSEYLARRVALKRVLAYLDQLNLAADVDEEFYRYERDLVESELESIEEKITKLKAKHPQLRELDMKQLRDTLLDIEADTYAEFIRVGRLNKDLSPLLQEILIKATAKDSHS; encoded by the coding sequence ATGATTTTTCTTGCGGAACTCGGAGAGGCGGCGATCGCCACGAACTTACAACAATTTGTTCTGGTCTTGTCGATTTCCCTGACAGTGGCAACTTTTTCGCGGATCTTTAGCTGGCTCAGGCAGATCCCCTATACCCTGCTGCTGGTGATTGTTGGCCTGGGTTTAGCGTTTATTGATGTGCGCTTGGTCAACCTTTCCCCAGAACTGATCCTTGAGATTTTTTTGCCACCGCTCCTGTTTGAAGCGGCCTGGAATGTCCGCTGGCGAGAACTGCAAAAGCAATGGCTACCCATCGCCCTTTTTGCCCTGGTGGGAGTGGCGATCGCCATTTTGGGGATTGGTTTTGCCTTGAGTCAATGGACAAATTTGGCCCTGAGCTCAGCGCTGTTGGCAGGGGCAGCTCTTTCCGCAACGGATCCAGTGTCGGTGGTGGCGCTGTTCCGGGAATTGGGCGCGAGTAAGAAGCTCACCATGGTGATGGAAGGAGAAAGTCTGTTTAACGATGGGGTTGCCGTGGTCGCGTTTCTGCTGCTAGTGGGCATTCCCCTGGGGACTCAGGCTTTTTCTGTGACAACAACCGTTTCGACATTCTTGATCTTTGTGGGGATCGGGATTGGCTTGGGAGCCCTGATTGGCTTTGGGATTTCTTTTTTGACCCAGCGCTTTGATATTCCCCTGGTGGAGCAGTCTCTAACTCTGGTCTCTGCCTATGGTACTTACTTGCTTACGGAGGAGCTAGGGGGGTCTGGAGTGATTGCGGTGGTCACTGTGGGAATGATTTTAGGGAACTTTGGCTCGAATATCGGCATGAATCCCCGAACTCGCCTGGTAGTGTCTGAATTTTGGGAATTTCTCGCGTTTTTCGTCAATTCTATTGTTTTCCTGCTCATCGGCGACCAGGTGAATTTCAGGACCCTCGGTGAAAGTCTGGATGGGATTTTTGTGGCGATCACCGCTGTGCTCGTCACCCGTGCCATTTCTGTCTATGGTCTCAGTTGGATTTCCAATCGTTTTAGCGAAAAAGAGCCCCTGAGTTTGGCGGAACAAACTGTTCTTTGGTGGGGCGGGTTGCGGGGGTCGGTATCGATCGCCGTGGCCCTCAGTGTGCCCGTAATTTTAGGCGATCGCCAAGAAATTATTAACATCATCTTTGGGGTCGTGCTGTTCACCCTATTGGTGCAGGGATTGACAACCCAATGGTTGCTCGAAAAACTCGATCTCATCGGTGACCAGCCAATTCGCCAGGAATATTCTGAATATCTCGCCCGGCGTGTCGCCCTCAAAAGGGTTCTCGCCTATCTCGACCAACTGAACCTTGCCGCCGATGTCGATGAGGAATTTTATCGCTACGAGCGGGATTTAGTGGAGTCGGAACTGGAGAGTATCGAGGAAAAAATCACCAAACTCAAAGCCAAGCATCCCCAATTGCGGGAACTAGACATGAAGCAATTGCGGGATACCTTGCTCGATATTGAGGCCGATACCTATGCCGAATTTATCCGGGTGGGCCGCCTCAACAAAGATCTTTCGCCGCTGCTCCAGGAGATTTTGATCAAAGCCACAGCAAAAGACAGCCATAGTTAG
- a CDS encoding hypothetical protein (conserved hypothetical protein) produces the protein MPGSLKKPVLHSPTAFFRGNVMTVGIWVLGDQLWAGQAALQQRETQKTNTPVLLIEAVDYAQQRPYHYQKLVLVWSAMRHFAQELKEVGWPVHYAIAPNFHTALTDWIAAEEITELWVMQPSDRPFEAFLTSLDLPCPLKLIPNNHFLWTREEFQTWATGRKRLVLEDFYRAGRRRFNILLDDQQQPLGGQWNFDKDNRKPPKKDFHPPKPLTFAPDETTQAVIARIQDLKIQGYGQLEPFHWAVTRTQALQVFEQFLATGLEKFGTFQDAMVTGEYTLWHALISPYLNLGLLHPWELIKKAEAVREQKAIALNNLEGFIRQILGWREYLHGLYHYVDADYPEKNYFNHQQPLPDFYWDSRKTDLNCLKQVLQQVEQTGYAHHIQRLMILSNFALILGVNPQELEAWFHAAFIDAYDWVMQTNVIGMGQFADGGILASKPYAASANYVNKMSDYCKNCRYDKGDRHGETACPFNTFYWHFLDRHQVQLRRQGRMNLILKSLERMDKEELDAIHTQAITWQTRLHSG, from the coding sequence ATGCCCGGCAGCCTAAAAAAGCCTGTGTTACACTCTCCAACAGCATTTTTTCGGGGCAATGTAATGACGGTCGGGATTTGGGTACTGGGGGATCAACTGTGGGCCGGACAAGCCGCCCTCCAGCAACGGGAAACACAAAAAACAAACACACCCGTTCTGTTAATTGAAGCGGTGGACTATGCCCAGCAACGGCCCTACCATTACCAAAAGCTGGTGCTGGTGTGGTCGGCGATGCGCCATTTTGCCCAAGAACTGAAGGAAGTAGGCTGGCCTGTCCATTATGCGATCGCCCCAAACTTTCACACTGCCTTAACAGACTGGATCGCCGCCGAGGAAATCACAGAACTGTGGGTGATGCAGCCCAGCGATCGCCCTTTTGAAGCTTTTTTAACAAGTCTGGATTTACCTTGTCCTCTGAAGCTGATCCCCAATAACCATTTCCTCTGGACGCGGGAAGAATTCCAAACCTGGGCGACGGGGCGCAAACGTTTGGTGCTCGAAGATTTTTATCGGGCAGGCCGTAGGCGCTTTAATATCCTCCTCGATGACCAGCAGCAGCCCCTGGGCGGCCAGTGGAATTTTGACAAAGACAATCGCAAACCACCAAAAAAAGATTTCCATCCCCCCAAGCCCCTCACCTTCGCGCCGGATGAAACCACCCAGGCGGTAATTGCCCGAATTCAGGATCTAAAAATCCAAGGCTATGGCCAACTCGAACCCTTCCACTGGGCGGTGACTCGTACCCAGGCCCTCCAGGTGTTTGAACAATTCCTCGCCACAGGTTTAGAAAAATTCGGCACCTTTCAGGATGCAATGGTCACGGGAGAATATACACTCTGGCATGCGTTGATTTCCCCCTATCTCAATTTGGGCCTTCTCCATCCCTGGGAGCTGATTAAAAAAGCGGAAGCGGTGCGGGAACAAAAGGCGATCGCCCTGAATAATCTAGAAGGCTTTATCCGGCAAATCCTCGGTTGGCGCGAATATCTCCACGGCCTTTATCACTATGTCGACGCCGATTATCCTGAAAAAAATTACTTTAACCACCAGCAGCCCCTCCCCGATTTCTATTGGGACAGCCGCAAAACCGATCTCAACTGCCTTAAACAGGTGTTGCAGCAAGTCGAGCAAACAGGCTATGCCCACCACATCCAGCGGCTAATGATTCTGAGTAATTTTGCTTTGATCCTCGGGGTGAACCCCCAGGAATTGGAAGCCTGGTTCCATGCCGCCTTCATCGATGCCTACGACTGGGTCATGCAAACCAATGTAATTGGGATGGGCCAGTTCGCGGATGGCGGCATCCTCGCCAGCAAGCCCTACGCTGCTTCGGCGAACTACGTCAATAAAATGAGCGATTATTGCAAAAACTGTCGCTATGACAAAGGCGATCGCCACGGCGAAACAGCCTGTCCATTTAATACTTTCTACTGGCACTTTCTTGACCGCCACCAGGTGCAGCTGCGACGCCAGGGCCGGATGAACCTGATCCTCAAAAGTCTAGAACGTATGGACAAAGAAGAATTAGATGCCATCCATACCCAAGCCATCACTTGGCAAACCCGCCTCCACTCAGGATAA
- a CDS encoding hypothetical protein (conserved hypothetical protein), producing the protein MAVAPRPWQVSPPRPQKPRPLAVVRPTVQPLPSPPDTDLIPLSIRMLRLSKQMTQWLAIASVTTAMGLYAGKAYNQKGWSESFQHLLQLQDREARLVVTSASLGEYFRQQAAQPSTELVDPTPAHNLYIPAPDQVSLPPVPTEATVSPREQSPIGY; encoded by the coding sequence ATGGCAGTTGCCCCTCGACCTTGGCAGGTTTCGCCGCCACGCCCACAGAAACCCCGACCCTTGGCGGTGGTGCGCCCCACGGTGCAACCACTACCATCTCCCCCAGACACCGACCTCATTCCCCTCAGCATTCGTATGCTCCGGCTTAGTAAACAAATGACCCAATGGCTGGCGATCGCCAGTGTGACCACAGCAATGGGTCTCTACGCAGGGAAAGCCTATAACCAAAAGGGCTGGAGTGAATCTTTTCAGCATCTGCTTCAACTTCAAGACCGTGAAGCTCGCCTTGTGGTGACCAGTGCCAGTCTCGGAGAATATTTTCGACAACAAGCTGCACAGCCGAGCACCGAGCTTGTGGACCCGACCCCAGCCCACAATTTATACATTCCAGCCCCGGATCAAGTCTCTCTTCCCCCTGTCCCCACCGAAGCAACAGTCTCTCCCAGAGAACAATCGCCCATCGGTTATTGA